AGATTTCACTCCTTTATAGAACCACCAATGATTTAAAATTCAAGCCACAAGCACTCATTGTATTGGACACAGTCTAATggtctttaaaatgttattttccacCTTCATGCAGACAATTTCTATGAGAACTTTTGCTCCACCCTCCTAACCTGCCATTCTTCCATTATTTTACCTCTTAATTGCTCTTTGAACTGTTTTAACTTCCCCAGGAttgatcacttctggctggtttatacctactcGTAGATCCTACAGCAGAAACCGACGTGTCACTTGTATCTGGACAATactggatgtccaggagcggcacatcactaacagcaaatattaatatatggGGTTAAAACTGTTGAAGTGGGGAGTGGCTCCCTAAATACTAAAGGTTTTTCAAACGCTAAACATGAGGAAATATGGACTCCTCTGTTCGCTTTGGCTAGAAGAGGCTGGTACAGAGATTGTACGATTGAATTACTTTAGCCTCATTGTACTTCATAATACTcccctttttattttaaacgttcaAAATATTGTAACCATTGTATAGCGTTCTTAAAACACGtcaatacaaaatgaaaatgtgtaaaattgCAATAACTTGAAtgacaatttatgtatttttacgtTAACATTAAAGTCGTGTTTCATGTTGATGTGCAATGTTCTCTATACAATTTCCTGCTAGGGTTCCTGTCCTTGGAAAATGAGGATGCTCCAGGCAACGCAGGTCTGAAGGACCAGACCCTGGCTCTGAAGTGGGTCCATGATAATATTGACAGTTTTGGTGGTGACCCCAACAATGTCACCATCTTTGGTATCAGTGCTGGAGGAGCTTCAGTGGGCTACCATCTGATATCCCCTTCATCTAGAGGTGATGTTGAAACTGCTACAGTCAAGAGAACAAATATTATTGCATAGTTTTATATACTTATGGCATGTAAATAGaagtttcttttaataaattataacattaaaaaataataacagtgtaaagttatgattcaaaattataattggaAAGATGCTCATAAGAGCTAAGTTTGCTTAGTATAACTGCAAACGTGGAAGCTTATGGTAGGAATATATGGAAATAAACTCCCTGTAGGGGAGAGGGTCCAAGTTTTCTTGAATTATAAAAGCCATAaagagttataataataatttttgaactacTTATAGGTTTATTCAATAAAGGTATCATGCAAAGTGGGTTTGCTTTAAATCCGTGGGCTATTCAAGAAAATCCACGTTCTAACGCGCTAAGACTTGCAAAACATCTAGGATGTAAATCTGAAGACTCCCATGAAGTATTTCAAACTCTCCGATCTGCGTCTTCTGATGATATCTTAATTGCTGCGGACAAACTGCCCACAGATgaggtaaattatatttaaaatgtaaacaattataatttgtacaaaCTTTTTTCTTACAAGCTTTCTAATAATAGTGtatcattagaaaaataattgtgtgaTATACGTTGTGtagttaaattttcttaataattcaTACAGGATCATAGTATAATCTcgcataaataacaaaaaattacacCAATAATTAACATCTTTTGTTATATGCAATAATGTAGAGCAAGTTAGTTGAGATGTGAGAAACTTGGAGTCAACGAAAACTGTAGCTTACACTTGTATTGAAGCGTACTGATACAATTAAACCTCAGTCGATTAAAATTGATAGATCTCATTTATCTTACAATGacttgtagaatcttggagcattggaaaaaaggtatTGCACTAGTAAAAAaggtactatcactagtataaacaaatacaacattttccaatataatttttattttgtgcaaggcctttctgaatcaaagattccatcatcaagcacttcacaaattatcaaaatcaattttataacataataatgtgataatttgtgaagttgcttgatgatggaatctttgattcagaaaggccttgcacaaaataaaaattatattggaaaatggactcgtttatactagtgatattacaaattacaatgtaattttgtaatttttaaattacaaaagttcCATGTTCTTATTGCTGTTTTGCACAACACGCCTAACTATACCCTTTCATTGAAGAGTCTGCATTTATTCTTGGGTCTGAAGTagtttgtgatttaaaattacGTTTGGGCCACAGGTTGTGATGAAGAGATTTGGTTTGACATTTGTGCCCTGTGTGGAGACACCAGGACCCGACGCTTTTCTGACCGACAGCCCGGAAAATGTTATGAAGAAAGGCGACTTTGCCAAAGTCCCTATCGTTCTAGGATGTTGTGTCAAAGAAGGTGCCTTGTTTGGCTTCGGTAAGTATTTATGGTGATTATTCCTCATTACCATGTACCGCATCCAGTTCTAATATAACATTGGAACTAGTAAGTTACAAAATAGTCATGACACATTCATATTTCACAAAACGGTTTCACATAATCtatttgtagattttgtaaaCCCGTTATTTGTAACGAAATGAAATTATTCACTTTGCTCAAGCTCCAACTTTTACGATGTGATATTCAATTCTCAATGGATTCTAACGATACGAATCCCCTCAAACCACTTACAACCATACCTGTCAATTGATGGCCAGTTTCATTCTTATTTGATTGAGCATTAAAGGTTGTATAATGTAATAGATTGCATACAAATCACTGATACtttggtaaaatttttattatagcaGAAAAGATCAAAATAGCTTGTTAATAATTCCAGTAAATGTCAAGAAGTTGTCAAGATTTAGTCAAGAAGAGTCAATATGATTAACATTCCTTCCTCCTTTACAGTGGGTAATAACACTTTTGGGCAATGGAATAAATAATCGTAACATCTGGCAAAAAACATCTCTTCTCTAGAAAGAAAAGTCACTTTCACAATATAATACATGTCATACATTGAAATTAGGTGATGTTAATGTTACCACTTTTGTTACATCGGGCTCTATTGGGTGGATTTGTTCACATGCAACAATGAAAAAGCCTGCTTTGATAAAATATGGAAGATGAGGACGTATCCACTTGCAAAATTGTAGGttgtttaaaatactataaatttccACCAAACTTAGAAATACATCTGGGAAAATTTCCATGGaatgttcagtaattttttatctaaaaataaattggaaGGACAGAGAACATATCAGCATACCAGACCTATCAGCATAATGGTCTGGAGCAGAGCCGGATTTAAGCATAGGCAGCATAGGCGCGCGCCTAGGGGCCCGCACCACAGAGCGTCTGCAACCAAAAttacagttacaaaataatatcacTAGCCATGTTAGATTAGTACCTTGTACGTACAGCCATGATACAAGACCATGATTTTGAATAGACAGGTCTAGTGAATGGGTGACATTTGGGAGCAGAGTAAGGGGTTGGCGTGCGTTTAAAGTCTCTCACCGGTGTGAGGAGCGGGCAGCGGGTGCGTACCTGCGTGAGTACGAGCAGGGGTTCATTCTGGTATTTGCGCTCGTTTTAGAAGAAATCAATTTAGCAGCACGGATACTTTGTGTAGGACATTCATTTAATTTGATACTACAAGCTACAACGTTCGTGTACCAAAAAGGACAACAACATTGTGGTCATGTCGAGCTGATGCTACCAAAGCTATTTTGCAAGGATATCAAGAAATATACTGGTACTGGTGAAAATTTCAGAAGATATGGAGGATTCAGGGATATCAAGAGCTGTGTTTAGTTCTAAAGATGAACAAGTGGAGCAGGATAGTATGCCTTTTTGGGACtacatttttggtaaaataaacaaaactagtgAATCTTCACAAAACCCTAAAGTTGCCGTGAGCAGAACCGTATCATtgttaaaatctttgaaaagtcTGATTCAAAGTTATACGGAAAAGTTTCGAAGAATATGATTAGAAGGATTTATTGAATTAATTGGAAGTCTAGATCTAGAATATGAAGTTGACTAAAAACGTAAAcggaaaacaaatttaagttttcttcTTGATTTGTGTACAAGCTCCGGAAGTTGACCTAACCCCATCTGATACATTCCGGACCCCACGTTTCATTTCAGTCTTAGATAAACTTGAAGATGCATTGACATAGAGACTTCAAGCATACGAAGTTATCGATACGATGTTTGCGTTCCTTAACAAAATGGACATGTTCTCTAATGATGAGTTGTTAGCAGCAAGCAAAACATCAGTAGACAGCTAAAACGGAGATCTAGACGCAGAATTAGGCaacgaatttttaaaattcaagaattTTTTCAACCAGTTTCAAAATGAATATGAGAAAGGTAAAGAAGCACATtagtaaaaaaagtgaaaacatATCAACTTATGTTGGAAAACAACGTAAAAGATAGCTTTCCGGATGTAGAAGTGGAGTTAAGAAAGTACCTTTCCTTGACAAATTGCTCTGCAGAAAGGTCATTCTCTAAGCTGAAGCTGATCAAGAACGGACTCCGGACCTCTATGTCAGAGTCCAACTCAACATGAGAACATCATAAACGGCTTCATTACGGAGAGGATAACTGACGAAGCATTAATATTTTCAGACCAGAATATGCAGAATAGTTATCACTAATTCgcttaaaaatcataataatgcACCTAACTTTACAAAATTTCCTGGGGTGGAGGCTCCCGGGCTTCTTTCATTAGGAGGTATTCCATTCCCCCAAACCACGAGCCCAGGGCCCGCACTACAGGTGGAGCCTAGGGTACCTCTATTTTCTAAATCTGGCTCTAGTCTTAGAGTTTAACATACGcgatttttcatttttgttcttGTGATTCAGTTTTGAGGGCAATAGAATAGTCAATTCATAACAGTAATAAAGCATAATGTAAATGTAAGATTTAATGAGATAGACACTTCGATAGCATGGTTCTTGTTTTCCAAACTAATTGTTGAGTGACATGAGGAGGTAATAGGTCGCCCCAATATAAATTCACCAgcaagaaatatttcataaaattagtttgaatttaaaaaactgcAGCACCTGAGAGTTTTAAAAACTGCACTAAAATAGTTTTACCTTCTCATAAGAAGGTAAAACTATTTCAGTCACCTCTAAACCGATCCGTCAAcagcttgttttatttttatctcactCGCAGACGGTTTCCATTACAAACCACTTTTTATAACTAACTCTAGTTTGAAGGGGTTCGTGGAGGAATATGGACTTTTGGTTTCGTAAGGATCAGGCATCACTTTTTTAAGAACACAGTGAATTTCGTTAATGGAAAACTTCTTGCAACAAGAGTTGATCAGCCTCTttaatgcatatattttattctCAACAAAAATATCATCTACTGTCGTGACAGTTGTCAGGGCGGCATAGGGACTAATGAAGTGCAAAATAGTCTAAatgtttattctgtgtttttctcgttgccattaatATAATCAGTCACTCTTTAGCAGTCAGAAATCAAAAAATCCTAATAGACAGTCCATTTTCGAGATAAACTCTTTCGATATTTTTCGTGCTTACAGACAGAAAGAAGTCGGATTTCGTTCATCGGCATCTGGAAAGTGCCACATTGCAATAAGAACACAAGATAAGAGCGTTAGTACACTATAATACTTACTATtagattaaaaagtttaaagtcCTTTGATTATTTTCAGTTGGCctaaatgaagaaaaatttgCAGTCGTAAATGAAAATCCCAGTTTTGTAGTTCCGTCATTTTTGAGACTCAAAACAGGAAGTGTGGAGGAAAAAGAAGCACAGAAAGAGATATGGGActattatttaaaaggaaaccCTATCTCTTGGGACAACCTCTCCAGTTATCTATATGTGAgtggattattttatatttcttgtcaTTTCAGATTTTGCTTTTATACTCATGTGAGGTTTCCTCTGTATATCCGCAAGTATACATTGCTATACACATAATTACTActcaataatagaaataaatgtatacCAATGTGTTAAAGTCATTGTCagcttatattgaaaattacattattacaaaacaattaagaaAGTTAAATAGGATCTTAGACGCAATGAATACCCTCACTCAGTAATAAACGAGCGCAAGCGAACCAGACGAATAATTCCTTAGTCAGTAAATCAGAAAAGAGATACATTTACGTTTATGTCAATCCATTTTGTGCCAAGATTATCGGAGTAGGTAAAAAGTACATTATAACCGCATTTACAATACATAGTACTCTTTGAAAAAGCTTCGtgacaacaaaaattaaaaatgtcaaaccGGATTCCAAAATCTGagtttatagaataaaatgtagTTGCAGTAGTGAATACATGGGCGAGACAAAAAGACGATTAAACGAAAGCATAAAAGAACACACAAAAAACACGAGAAAAAGactaacataaatgtaaaaaattgcaCATTATTGTTGGCCTGAAGACTAAAGAATTGTATTTACATTACAGCCTATAACCAGTACAATTTTGTGCCTAGTGTAAAACTATTAGGAATAGTTTTGAGACAGTAAACTTACTTGGTCACAGCATACCAAATCAGGTGTGTGCTATATTATCTAGAGTTGTATTTTTGCTGAGACATCTAAAACGTTTTGTACCTAAAGCATActtgaaaaattcataattagCTTTTTTTAACAGCATAGCCTACTTTTATACGGCCTACTCTTTTAGGGAATTAATGAGTTTCAttaatacaaaagaaagcaatacGAATTGTAACAAACTCAAATCGAAATACTAGCCGTAGACCTTTATTTGTTCAAGTATCGATTCTTACTGTAATGAATCTGTATATGTACACTTGTTTAGTTTATGTTAAGAAGAATTCAGACGGTTAAGTTCTCAGAGATCATGTGCACTCAGGACAGGAATTTAGTAGATATAAGTTACTGTAGGCTAAGCAAAACTCAACAGAATTTTGAATATATGCGTATACAGTAGACCTGAAACAATTTAAACGTggctttaaaaattgtttttaaacaatcttCAATTGGCTTTAAAAAGCACTAATCTACGCTATGAATTTTAAAGCGggtcaattatatattttgtgctatacaaattttaccttgttattaattttatagattttatatttgttgattgttatagtatttttgtttggttttactGTTAACTTGACAACGGtcttatttaatgttaaaaaatgtgttatttattataaattaattgtgacttttgtttaaaaagttttatatgagtGCTGTCTGATTCTGTGTTAATTGGCAATGTCCATTGCTCACAAAGCTTAaggacaataaatatattatatcctattctattctattctaatattgtacgaattgggatgaagccaacgtAATACACCGggaatctaatttttttaaaggaaattaatctaGGCAATTGGTACATTAAATTTGCATACCAACCGATCTGTCAACCGTCAGTGGAAATTTGACCACTTTGGTTGTCAACGCCGAAAATGAACAAACAAGGAAACCTAAAGTATCAGACAGATTAAGAGAATTGAATATAAGCCAATGCGGAGTCAAAATATGATTCTAAGAAATTCATCTAGAATGGACCAATAATAAAAATGGCTCATAATAATTCCCTCCTATtttgccaccattttgtttttgCCGTAACAATCGTCATTTAATATTGGCCTCCAGTCAGGTCTATTTGGTTGACCGGAGAATGCAGACCTGCTGTCACCTGTTATTCTGtacttaagttttaataattagtgttgttttttgtttttattacatgtttagaGGTACATACTGGTGTATAAGTATCTGCCTACTTGGTGTTATGTAAATTATATCTAATCTGATACGACATATTCTTGTTTCTATTCGTTAAAAAGTGATGTCTGATTTGAAGATGGAGTATCAAACCccatgttagttttaaaattataattttaataatatttattacattttatcttttgTAGTGTTTAGGGGACAGTTTGTTCCACCTGGGAATGGAGCAAACTAGGAAATATCTTTTGGAAAGGTCTTCAGAGTCTGTCTACTGTTACCTTTTCACCAATCATTCTAACTGTTTGTGTAAGATCATGAAAGCTAAGTATGATGATCCCGAAGAATTTTCAAGAATTGTTACACCATCAGGTAActcactttattttaaaattatgcataagtcaaaataataaaatatactgaattTAGGCAGCAACAGAGTGCTTTTCttagttgttatttttaatatatcggTCCCTTTTTGTATAACTTTCAAAGCAAacaaatcaaagaaaaaaaactgaatacagcATCGCCCCAGCTTGGCTGTGAAAAATACACACACCTTTTTATCTTTGGGAAAGGGAGAAAATCTGTAAATTGTGTCTGTGGAAAGCACGATTTCCTCGTATTAGTGCGATGTTGAATGCTTATTAAGTACAATAATAAGGACCTCTTTTTGATGATAAATGAAACAAGTTGTAACATTGCTGCAATACTTTAGTGTAATGtagtataatagttttttgttctGTTTCAATTAGAGACATGCCATGCAGCGGATGCAGCTTTCGTCTACATAGTGCACTCCATCCTCCCAGCATCTGATCTGACACCCGCTTCCAAGGAAGCTAGGATAAAACAAGCCAAAGCATGGACTTCCTTTGCTTACAAAGGGTAAGAAATGTAGTTgtctaataattcaaaataaaactgttgaatAATGCAACAGCTTTTAGTGAACTTTAACAAAGGAATGTCAATACATGTCCTGCTAGCAAATTTGAAGTTCACTTTTTACTTTTCCCAGCTccctaattttttaattcaaaacgtTAAATTCATATATGCTATTATATGCCTAATAACTACTTAACagctaaataacaataataacacacaaaattataaaacaagttaaaatgcTCAAAAGGTTCATCAATTATACAGCGTCTTCAAAAAGGTCCAAAAACGGAATTTTATTGTTTAGGTTTagagttatttattaatagagtaaCATTCCGCAAACCTAAAATGGACAATTTACGAAGTTTACTTACTAAACGTTTGCTTTAGTTACAATtaaagccatctttgaacggctgccatttccAGCTCGGTTGTCCGttgaatcaacttttaatttGATGCGCATATTAATCTATTATTCGATTTAAGATtgtcttctgactccttgtgaacTGTCCCCCGTATGAACAAAAAATGGATtgcttaaaaagtaaatttattagtttacgtGTAACGTTTTATCTGAAatggttcaaaaaataaaattccgtTCCAAATTTTTGAAGACCctgtataaacataaatacaatatatttaaatagaataaataacagTACTCAAACTCACGGACTAATTAAAATACAAGTCTCAGTAACATAGAAAACTTTTCCGATTCCAACCAGACATGGTGCGGTGGCCTATCAGGGAGTACAGCCTATGTTAACGAGTGCCTAAATAGATTTGTACAATATTCTTCGTCAATGCTGGACTGAATTTAACAACTAATGAGATATATTTTCTAGTAATTTACTTTGATTTCCTTTTCATTATATTCTTTCCTATAGGATTAATGAAAGAATTTCAGAATTATTAAAGCTCTCTTATTAATCAaattacttaaaaagtataatttacatTAGGTTTACATCCTAACATTTTTTTTCGTAAGATTAGTTTAACCACTGGGAAGTACATACTTATTGTATACGTTACTTATCTCGATGaagaaacaatattaaacaaacataatatgGATTATTTTCatccaatacattttaaaagaggTACACAAAGGtatgattgaatttaaatattaaacacacaaGGTTAAGAGAATACTATCAAACTACTTTTTAAGGCacactcaaataattgctatattcttacacatttagattttaaatttatatgaaagacCGCTGAGCTTATAACCATATGCAGTGGTTTGCCTTACTCTGTTTTAGGCCAAAACACCGAGTCTatcattaaaataagtaaaattagtcTGAATTAGTTTAAGAATTTATACCATTTTTCACCCTGAGGCCGGAAACAAAGTAattaggaatttatatttatatcaacctCATAGCTGGAAAATAATGGTTTGCAAAATATCTTTGGAGTTCTAACAACTATGTTTCAGTCACtacttttaaatgtgtttaaaagtacAACCTATAGGTTTTTTCAACTACTGGttttatttatgtctgaaataaaattcgatgatttctgtaataaatgtagtggtatattacttttttattttaaaaataatacaaactaaaggtacgtaaaaactaaatatatgttgTGTTTTGGTACTTAGGCCTACTAATATTTGGTACGGGAGTCTTGGATGCATAATCAACCCATTGGAACCAACATAAAAACAGTGATAGtgatataaatagatttataagtgactttcaaatatttataattatatttatactatatttatatttatactaatattcatactttcaaatattcaaatatcaatttaaaatatttataagtgacaTAAATAATGATACCTGTAACTCTactgaaaatatcttataatCATTAAAATCTTTGTATATTTAGCACATTGttagtatgtttttaattatatacacagctgttttaaactgttttatatacgGACTGTGTAAATtgtttgtgtacattttaaatattccttcgtaaaataatttaaatttttttcagagaTCCTAACTGCAGTGAACTTGAAGCAATTTGGAATAAAAACGCCAAGGATAACCCATGTTTCATGGACATTGGAACCAGTTGGAACATGAATCAAGGGATACCTCTATCGGCCAGAATCAGTTTCTGGGAGAAGCTGTACTCGAAATATCGCTCTGAGTGACATCTTGTCTACGCTGTCACGCTCTGGAATAGTACTtaaatttgtgtgtgtataataCTCTTTTTTTAAACCTTATGTCCTATTCTTAGTATTAGGGTTCTTAAATTCTGgtatgtttagaaatataaaataataaaaatctaagaattatgaattttggtaacaaacaaaaataccaaATAGACCATTTTAGGAAGTTTAAATCctaaacaactattttaattgAGTTAGGACTaccaacaaataaacaaaattcagtttaaatagtaaaatatgtgtttataggGCCAAACATACGTTAGCTACCGAAATCTTACATTATCAGATTGGTATGTGGCACATCAGTAGCCAGGTCTCATACAATACGTCTGCTACAAAAGAGGCGCGTGTGCAGGGCCTTGGAAATCTACTTTTGGCCGAAGACGTTTCCCAAAGATAGACAACCAAAGAGTCCACTTCCGGTTCTTCTAATATACTTTCGGTTTAAGACACTTtacagtgccatagttgagtttgtcttgttgcctcgatgaagaaaatacaaatacatacgtaggactgagcAGTTTACTACAGTCAACAGTTATATCGGTTATAAGCGTACTAAGTCACgcagcattttaaaataatagcttAAAATAGGTTTTacgttataaaagtattttttcacACCACAGTCTAGGAAATTATTGCTGGTGGAGATATGATAGCATTCATTCTTCTGTTTAACCTTACGCCTCTGTATAGTTGGCCCATCGCAAGTCTCCATGACCAAACATGTTTAAGCTAAACACAGCTTCGTTCATTATAACCTTCATTATGAACCCTCATAAGGTTCATTGCAACCTtaggttatataaaattttgcaaataatatttaatttgcattAGATGCTTTAAATTCGTCACGGGTGCAATCTGAAATAAATTGTAGATAACATCTATCCCTTTTCTGCTTCCATTACACTACTTATCATGCAAGGTATACTTGATTTTCtgtaaatgaaagtaaaaaaagtatCTTTGTATAGCTGTAGGCGAGAGCGTCAATAGCTGTTTAGTGTAGTTAAATTTGGATgatcaaacataaatattatcattatatttatatattctgaaaTATTCCAGGACAATTCCCCtatctttctcttcatataatATATCTTCCTTGGAATTcaccaaatatttcaaaaaaagaaTCAGCCGAATTTGTCTAGCAGTTTTTGATATTAGTTTCACAATCCACAATTCGTGTTCATTTATGAGATAAAAGTCTGGCATATCCAAGTACAGAAAATGACATAACATACTCGTATATCTGAATAAGCACGTACAATAATGCAGCGCCATATACCAAAGAACGTGCTGGGGTTTGAAGCGGATGTTGCTgtatcaatatttgaaatatcacTTCCTCAGTATATTATCCGCTTCACCGGATGTATGATGACGGTGCTGTGCTTACAAATCTGTCTGGGACCACTACTCGTTCCTGCCTTCACTGATGCGTCTCCACTTCCACCACTAGTTACAGTTACaagaaatcttttcatttttatgtaaatatatacgtTTGTATTCAAAAAGGTTAAGCAAAACCAAGGTTTCTATGATCTAAACATTccaataaactttaataatttaaagcaaatttaatttgaaaccatgGTACAAACAACGCAGAGGGCTTGATATTGCTTAAATCCggtatgtgtaaaaaatatacatggtcagagactACATCAACATATTAACCACTTAAATGACTAAAACAATTAtctatttgttttcaattttgtgaAGACAAATAAAACTCAGGAAAACTTTGTGCTGTGAAAGGGTAATTTTCCAAAGGCTAGGGATCAATGACTTTTTGGGACAGACCAATTTAAATAGTATAGTTCAAACACACTGgacaaacaattacaatattttataatgtttacaagaATCAACATCTGCTATCTACATCGCCTTTTTAGTTTGTGCAAGGCGATGACGTTCTTGAAGTTGATTGgcttcagttatatccatatcagatAGTTAAACTAtaatcatcaaaatataaaaaaacttgtaacaaACCATGTTAACACACGTAGCAatgaatatac
This genomic stretch from Homalodisca vitripennis isolate AUS2020 chromosome 6, UT_GWSS_2.1, whole genome shotgun sequence harbors:
- the LOC124364514 gene encoding venom carboxylesterase-6-like — protein: MADKTVVIKTKLGHLRGSIKHSVLTDNSYYAFQGIPYGKPPLGDLRFKAPQPFGGWEGIRDALEDGPVAKQKILFHTADMDPAQFSEGEEDCLYLNIYMNELPDSSRPKKPVMFSIHGGGFIGGSGGFKRAGPDILLYGDVIFVSHNYRLGAFGFLSLENEDAPGNAGLKDQTLALKWVHDNIDSFGGDPNNVTIFGISAGGASVGYHLISPSSRGLFNKGIMQSGFALNPWAIQENPRSNALRLAKHLGCKSEDSHEVFQTLRSASSDDILIAADKLPTDEVVMKRFGLTFVPCVETPGPDAFLTDSPENVMKKGDFAKVPIVLGCCVKEGALFGFVGLNEEKFAVVNENPSFVVPSFLRLKTGSVEEKEAQKEIWDYYLKGNPISWDNLSSYLYCLGDSLFHLGMEQTRKYLLERSSESVYCYLFTNHSNCLCKIMKAKYDDPEEFSRIVTPSETCHAADAAFVYIVHSILPASDLTPASKEARIKQAKAWTSFAYKGDPNCSELEAIWNKNAKDNPCFMDIGTSWNMNQGIPLSARISFWEKLYSKYRSE